The proteins below come from a single Corylus avellana chromosome ca3, CavTom2PMs-1.0 genomic window:
- the LOC132174661 gene encoding putative RING-H2 finger protein ATL21A, with amino-acid sequence MEFSCFLLLFVAFIIDLGECQSNGCAEFPCGARGPVIRFPFRVNSQPEHCGYPGFNFSCTDTNDTVVELPNSVKLFVKRIDYKSHVLQLYDPAHCIPKQLRRLNLSSSPFHFEEDSPEDQTLSSGESSSTGLTDFVFFNCSQREVKFRFILCLSSQKHQVYAFDKRDDLMDLPLSSCTKMYTLRSIPNTRVLGDDEKNLELKWSRRVCGHCEARGKKCRLKNNSTALETECFLEGALSKLAITGELSWSYKILFIWEM; translated from the exons ATGGAATTCTCATGcttcttgttgttgtttgtgGCTTTCATCATAGACCTTGGAGAATGCCAAAGTAATGGGTGTGCTGAATTCCCGTGTGGAGCTCGTGGCCCAGTCATCCGATTTCCCTTCCGGGTTAACAGTCAGCCAGAGCACTGTGGGTATCCTGGGTTTAATTTCTCCTGCACTGATACAAACGATACAGTGGTTGAGCTGCCGAATTCAGTCAAGCTTTTTGTCAAACGGATTGACTACAAATCTCATGTACTTCAATTATACGATCCAGCTCATTGTATTCCAAAGCAGCTTAGGAGACTCAATTTATCTTCCTCGCCTTTCCATTTCGAAGAAGATTCCCCTGAAGACCAGACTTTGTCTTCAGGGGAATCTTCCTCAACTGGCCTTACAGACTTTGTCTTCTTCAATTGTTCCCAAAGAGAAGTAAAATTCAGGTTTATCCTCTGTCTTAGTAGCCAAAAACACCAGGTTTATGCCTTCGATAAACGTGATGACCTCATGGACTTACCCCTATCATCTTGTACAAAGATGTATACTCTTCGATCAATTCCAAATACTAGAGTGCTCGGTGATGATGAGAAAAATCTTGAACTGAAATGGTCTAGACGAGTATGTGGACACTGTGAAGCAAGAGGCAAGAAATGCAGATTGAAGAATAATAGCACTGCATTAGAAACCGAATGCTTCCTCGAAG GTGCATTATCAAAGTTAGCGATCACGGGTGAGTTGTCTTGGTCAtacaaaattctttttatttgggaGATGTAA
- the LOC132174654 gene encoding PR5-like receptor kinase (The sequence of the model RefSeq protein was modified relative to this genomic sequence to represent the inferred CDS: added 54 bases not found in genome assembly) produces MARGMLFPAGLMVLIVVLVLVHEACNANDSHHHSCHSSCGNIHNIHYPFRLEGNPPMCGGDQRYNLSCENNQTVLYLYAGKYYVREIDYGMYTIRVVDADMKKDKTSFIPRYFLNRYNFSSGDPYSLRYPHNIYVLCDSGQYRPIGYLLGWYDVGMRETGLVWVKCEKPMISYHYLDTSTCLSNGGVNSSNSSLFHSKSYRYVLYSDYISLDDLGDSCQIEQMFPKASHSGSPIRCSDVYDRVADGFKLSWVQVLCQNFRGDDSCYLNHANFPAQCPYPSSKLSEILGKAIEVVTKTLLPQIIEDIFFEQSGENGPDYDLTLGKLGIIMITYGGLYLAARVVLLIPCVITFLIYKWRRRHLSMYDAVEEFLQSHNNLMPIRYSYFEIRKMTKNFKDKLGEGGYGTVFKGILRSGRLVAIKMLGRSKTNGQDFINEVATIGRIHHANVVQLIGFCVEGSKRALVYEFMLNGSLNKYIFSPEESTLLSYDQMFDIALGVARGIEYLHQGCAMQILHFDIKPHNILLDENFTPKVSDFGLAKLYQVDDSIVSLTAARGTLGYMDPELFYKNIGGISYKADVYSFGMLLMEMAGRRRNVNAFADHSSQIYFPTWVYDQLHDGKDIEMEDVTEEEKKIVKKMIMVALWCIQMKPSNRPSMNRVIEMLEGEVESLQMPSKPFLSSLESPMRDAGEDSNQTCSSIQSEESSQTT; encoded by the exons AGATCAAAGGTATAATCTGTCTTGTGAGAATAACCAAACAGTGTTATACTTATATGCTGGAAAATACTACGTACGGGAAATCGATTACGGTATGTACACAATCCGAGTTGTAGACGCAGATATGAAGAAAGACAAAACCTCCTTCATCCCTCGCTATTTTCTAAACCGCTACAATTTCAGTTCAGGGGATCCATATTCCTTACGTTATCCACATAACATATATGTCCTTTGTGATAGTGGTCAGTACCGGCCGATAGGGTACCTTTTGGGTTGGTACGATGTCGGTATGCGAGAAACGGGTTTGGTTTGGGTGAAGTGTGAAAAGCCAATGATTTCTTATCACTATTTGGATACGTCTACATGCTTGAGTAATGGGGGAGTGAATTCCTCCAACTCTTCTCTATTCCATTCCAAGAGCTACCGATATGTTTTATATTCCGACTATATATCTCTAGACGATTTGGGGGACTCTTGCCAAATAGAGCAAATGTTTCCGAAAGCGTCGCATAGTGGTTCCCCAATTAGGTGTTCAGACGTTTACGATCGAGTGGCCGATGGTTTTAAGCTTTCATGGGTGCAAGTTCTGTGTCAGAACTTCAGAGGAGATGACAGTTGCTACCTCAATCACGCGAATTTCCCTGCTCAGTGCCCCTATCCCAGTTCTAAACTATCCGAGATTCTTGGAAAAG ctATTGAAGTCGTTACCAAAACACTGCTACCGCAGATCATCG AAGACATATTTTTTGAGCAATCCGGAGAAAATGGGCCAGACTATGATC TCACTTTGGGAAAACTAGGGATAATCATGATCACCTATGGCG GACTATACCTTGCAGCAAGAGTTGTATTGTTGATTCCCTGCGTGATTAcgtttttgatatataaatggCGTAGAAGGCATTTATCGATGTATGATGCTGTTGAAGAATTCTTGCAAAGTCACAATAACCTCATGCCAATAAGGTACTCTTATTTTGAAATTAGGAAGATGACCAAAAATTTCAAGGACAAACTAGGCGAAGGAGGCTATGGCACTGTATTTAAAGGAATACTTCGAAGTGGCCGACTCGTAGCTATAAAGATGTTGGGTAGATCCAAAACTAATGGACAAGATTTTATCAATGAAGTTGCAACCATTGGAAGGATTCACCATGCTAATGTAGTGCAACTCATTGGTTTTTGTGTTGAAGGATCAAAACGAGCTCTAGTATATGAGTTCATGCTTAATGGCTCCCTGAATAAATACATATTTTCCCCAGAAGAAAGTACCCTGCTAAGCTATGACCAAATGTTTGATATAGCTCTAGGAGTGGCTCGTGGAATTGAATATCTACATCAAGGATGTGCCATGCAGATTTTGCACTTTGATATCAAGCCTCACAACATTCTTCTTGATGAGAATTTTACTCCCAAAGTTTCCGACTTTGGCTTGGCAAAGCTATATCAAGTAGATGATAGCATTGTCTCTTTGACTGCAGCAAGAGGGACGTTAGGATATATGGATCCTGAGTTGTTCTACAAAAACATTGGAGGCATTTCATACAAAgctgatgtttatagttttggaatGTTATTGATGGAAATGGCGGGTAGAAGAAGGAATGTGAATGCATTTGCAGACCATTCAAGCCAAATTTATTTCCCTACTTGGGTGTATGACCAATTGCACGACGGAAAGGACATAGAAATGGAAGATGTTAccgaagaggaaaagaaaatagttaagAAGATGATTATGGTTGCATTATGGTGTATACAGATGAAGCCTAGTAATCGCCCTTCAATGAACAGGGTCATAGAAATGCTTGAAGGAGAAGTTGAAAGCTTACAAATGCCTTCCAAACCTTTCTTATCATCACTAGAGAGCCCCATGAGGGATGCTGGAGAGGATTCAAATCAAACTTGCTCATCAATTCAATCAGAAGAATCAAGTCAAACAACTTAG